The following proteins are co-located in the Clostridiales bacterium genome:
- a CDS encoding MarR family transcriptional regulator yields the protein MDYRELAMELMKTMFVMNKARPHKEITEAMHGESFVMRYLAHQNDYVLPSEISKIMGISSARVAAALNSLEKKGLITRQIDPEDRRRILITLTTEGRASGIEQQQEVLEKFAGMLSHLGEHDAREYVRIAGRLAEYASKESHHE from the coding sequence ATGGACTATAGGGAATTGGCCATGGAATTGATGAAGACGATGTTTGTGATGAATAAAGCAAGACCGCACAAGGAGATTACCGAAGCCATGCATGGTGAATCGTTTGTAATGCGGTATTTAGCCCATCAAAACGACTACGTATTACCCAGCGAAATCAGCAAGATTATGGGAATCAGTTCGGCTAGAGTTGCTGCAGCCTTGAACAGTCTTGAGAAAAAGGGACTGATTACGCGGCAGATTGATCCGGAAGACAGAAGACGGATTCTGATAACTCTGACTACTGAGGGAAGAGCTTCTGGAATTGAACAGCAGCAGGAAGTATTGGAGAAATTTGCAGGAATGCTTTCTCATCTGGGAGAGCATGATGCGAGAGAATACGTTCGGATCGCCGGGCGTCTTGCGGAATATGCGTCTAAGGAATCACACCACGAGTAA
- a CDS encoding ABC transporter ATP-binding protein → MLKILKRLNRQEWLQAGISLFFIVAQVWLDLKLPDYMAEITRLTQTPGSDMADIWIAGGFMVLCALGSFAAAVVVGYFASRIAASFSMRLRSLLFNRVDSFSMEEISRFSTASLITRSTNDVTQIQVLITMGLQMLVKAPIMAVWAVTKISGKGLEWTAATGITVLILVVMIGILMALVLPKFKKMQILTDNLNRVTMENLSGLRVVRAYNAEGYQEDKFEEANDDLTSAQLYTSRGMAIMLPVMFMLMSGLTLAVYWIGAYLINGAGIMDKLTIFSNMVVFSAYAMQIIMSFMMVVMLFVLLPRAAVSATRINEVLDTQPSMKEGTLTMGIPEAEGQITFKNVSFRYPGAEDDVLHDISFSVNKGETVAFIGSTGSGKSTLINLVPRFIDATEGEVLVGGVNVKEYAQEALNNKIGYVPQKAVMFKGTVSTNVAFGDSGRGEMSEWEARGNDRGEASESEIRRAVRIAQGSDFVEQMEGGYEAEIAQGGSNVSGGQKQRLAIARAVCRNPEIFIFDDSFSALDYKTDRMLRLELKRETAGATSMIVAQRIGTILDADQIIVLEEGRIVGKGTHRELLSSCEVYREIAMSQLSEEELAI, encoded by the coding sequence ATGTTAAAAATTTTGAAACGCCTGAACCGGCAGGAATGGCTTCAGGCAGGGATTAGTTTATTTTTTATAGTTGCCCAGGTTTGGCTCGACTTGAAATTGCCGGACTATATGGCTGAAATTACGAGGCTGACCCAAACCCCGGGCAGTGATATGGCTGATATCTGGATTGCAGGAGGATTTATGGTTTTATGTGCTCTGGGAAGCTTTGCAGCAGCAGTTGTCGTCGGGTACTTCGCATCCCGCATTGCCGCATCATTTTCCATGAGACTGCGGAGCCTCCTTTTTAATCGAGTGGATTCCTTTTCCATGGAGGAAATTAGCAGATTCTCCACTGCCAGTTTGATCACTCGTTCCACAAACGATGTGACGCAGATACAGGTCCTGATCACTATGGGTCTTCAGATGCTTGTCAAGGCGCCGATTATGGCGGTTTGGGCAGTGACAAAGATTTCGGGAAAAGGCCTGGAGTGGACGGCTGCCACAGGAATTACTGTGCTCATTCTGGTTGTAATGATTGGGATTCTCATGGCGCTGGTTCTGCCGAAATTCAAAAAAATGCAAATTCTTACCGATAACCTGAATCGTGTAACCATGGAAAACTTATCGGGATTGCGTGTTGTCAGGGCATATAATGCCGAGGGGTATCAGGAAGACAAATTTGAAGAGGCCAACGATGATCTGACGTCAGCCCAGCTTTATACCAGCAGGGGGATGGCCATTATGCTTCCGGTGATGTTTATGCTGATGAGCGGATTGACTCTCGCGGTCTACTGGATTGGTGCCTACCTGATTAACGGAGCGGGAATTATGGATAAGCTTACGATATTCTCCAACATGGTCGTATTCTCCGCTTATGCAATGCAGATTATCATGTCCTTTATGATGGTTGTCATGCTCTTTGTGCTGCTTCCAAGGGCGGCAGTGTCCGCAACTCGTATCAACGAAGTCCTTGATACGCAGCCGTCCATGAAAGAAGGGACACTTACCATGGGAATCCCGGAGGCGGAAGGGCAGATTACTTTCAAAAATGTCAGTTTTCGATATCCGGGGGCAGAAGATGATGTACTGCATGATATCAGCTTTTCTGTAAATAAGGGAGAAACAGTGGCATTCATCGGCTCCACGGGCAGCGGAAAAAGCACACTGATTAATCTCGTCCCTCGATTTATCGATGCAACTGAAGGCGAGGTTCTAGTAGGCGGAGTCAATGTGAAGGAGTATGCCCAGGAGGCACTAAATAATAAAATCGGATATGTACCGCAGAAAGCAGTGATGTTTAAAGGTACTGTCAGTACCAATGTAGCCTTTGGCGACAGTGGACGGGGCGAGATGTCGGAGTGGGAAGCCAGAGGCAATGACCGGGGCGAGGCGTCCGAATCGGAAATAAGAAGGGCAGTACGAATTGCTCAAGGTTCCGATTTTGTTGAACAAATGGAAGGCGGATATGAGGCAGAGATCGCTCAGGGCGGTTCCAACGTATCCGGAGGTCAGAAGCAGCGCCTGGCCATTGCAAGGGCAGTTTGCCGCAATCCGGAAATCTTCATTTTTGACGATAGTTTTTCTGCGCTGGACTATAAGACCGATCGTATGCTGCGCTTGGAATTGAAGCGGGAGACCGCAGGGGCGACAAGCATGATTGTGGCGCAGCGAATCGGAACCATTCTTGATGCTGATCAGATTATCGTATTGGAAGAAGGACGGATCGTAGGAAAGGGAACCCATCGGGAACTGCTGAGCTCCTGTGAAGTATACCGGGAAATTGCGATGTCACAGCTGAGTGAGGAGGAATTGGCAATATGA
- a CDS encoding ABC transporter ATP-binding protein — protein MSERKETRPAGGPMGGPRGMNGPVEKPKNFKSTMIKLMRYCKSWLPVIAVALIAAIAGTIFQIVGPDQLKDLTNVIGEGLPVLVNGVPVAGNIDLARVSSIAWILVFLYVGSMILNFLQGYIMATATQKISRKMRSDISQKINRLPLKYFDKTSHGDILSRVTNDVDVIGQTLNQSVGTLITSVTMFGGSLIMMFYSNWILALTAVGSSAIGIVLMILIMGKSQKYFTAQQRELGSINGHIEEIYTGHNVVKVYNGSRGAKKTFEEINGKLYQSAWKSQFLSGLMMPLMGFVGNFGYVAVCVVGAILAVNGVISFGIIVAFMLYIRLFTQPLSQVAQALNNLQRTAAAGERVFEFLGEEELSEEIGKKKGLEFIRGDVEFKNVKFGYVPEKTIIHNFSTKIKAGEKVAIVGPTGAGKTTIVNLLMRFYDLDSGEILLDGVPISQVPRENVHEQFSMVLQDTWLFEGTIRENIVYSKEGVTAEEVAAACKTVGLHHFIKTLPDGYDTVLNDKASLSEGQKQLITIARAMIQSAPLLILDEATSSVDTRTERMVQKAMDQLTKGRTSFVIAHRLSTIKNADLILVMKEGDIIESGTHKELLEKGGFYAELYNSQFEAAVS, from the coding sequence ATGAGCGAGAGAAAAGAAACCAGACCTGCGGGTGGTCCAATGGGAGGACCGAGAGGGATGAACGGCCCCGTTGAAAAACCAAAGAACTTTAAGTCTACCATGATAAAATTGATGCGATACTGTAAAAGCTGGCTTCCTGTCATCGCAGTGGCATTAATTGCAGCCATTGCAGGAACCATCTTTCAAATCGTCGGTCCGGATCAACTAAAGGATCTGACCAACGTGATCGGCGAGGGACTGCCGGTGCTGGTAAATGGCGTACCCGTTGCCGGAAACATTGATCTTGCTCGGGTGTCGTCCATTGCATGGATCCTTGTATTTCTGTATGTGGGATCCATGATCTTGAACTTTCTACAGGGCTATATCATGGCTACGGCCACACAAAAAATATCTCGGAAAATGCGTTCGGATATTTCTCAGAAAATTAACCGTCTCCCTTTGAAATATTTTGATAAAACAAGCCATGGAGATATTTTGAGCCGTGTGACCAATGACGTGGATGTCATCGGTCAGACGCTGAACCAGAGCGTTGGAACGCTGATTACTTCTGTAACCATGTTCGGGGGCTCTCTGATCATGATGTTCTATAGTAACTGGATCTTAGCACTTACCGCAGTGGGATCCAGTGCCATCGGTATCGTACTGATGATCCTGATCATGGGGAAATCTCAGAAATATTTTACGGCGCAGCAGAGAGAGCTGGGAAGCATCAACGGTCATATTGAGGAAATCTACACAGGCCATAATGTGGTGAAGGTATATAACGGAAGCCGAGGCGCAAAGAAGACATTTGAAGAAATCAATGGAAAGCTCTATCAAAGTGCCTGGAAATCTCAGTTTTTATCTGGACTGATGATGCCGCTCATGGGATTTGTAGGAAATTTTGGTTATGTCGCAGTCTGCGTTGTAGGTGCGATTCTGGCCGTAAATGGTGTCATTTCATTTGGTATCATTGTTGCTTTTATGCTCTATATCCGGCTGTTTACCCAGCCTTTGTCACAGGTTGCACAGGCGCTGAACAATCTGCAAAGAACTGCAGCCGCAGGTGAGCGTGTCTTTGAGTTCTTGGGTGAGGAGGAGCTGAGTGAAGAAATAGGAAAAAAGAAAGGGTTGGAATTCATTCGGGGCGATGTGGAATTTAAAAATGTAAAATTTGGCTATGTGCCTGAAAAAACCATTATCCATAATTTTTCCACTAAAATCAAGGCGGGAGAGAAGGTTGCCATCGTGGGACCAACCGGCGCAGGTAAAACGACCATTGTGAACCTTCTTATGCGTTTTTACGATCTGGATTCCGGTGAAATCCTTTTGGACGGAGTGCCTATCAGTCAGGTTCCCAGGGAGAATGTCCATGAACAGTTCAGTATGGTTCTGCAGGACACTTGGCTCTTCGAAGGCACCATTCGGGAGAATATTGTTTATAGCAAGGAGGGCGTTACAGCAGAGGAAGTGGCCGCAGCCTGCAAGACCGTGGGGCTCCATCACTTTATCAAAACATTGCCGGATGGTTATGATACCGTTCTGAACGACAAAGCGAGTTTGTCCGAGGGACAAAAGCAACTGATTACCATTGCCAGGGCAATGATTCAAAGCGCGCCGCTGCTCATTCTGGATGAAGCCACCAGCTCAGTAGATACCAGAACGGAACGAATGGTTCAGAAAGCAATGGATCAACTGACAAAGGGAAGAACCTCATTCGTCATTGCCCATAGACTTTCTACCATAAAAAATGCCGATCTGATTTTGGTCATGAAGGAAGGCGATATCATTGAAAGTGGAACCCATAAGGAGCTCCTTGAGAAGGGTGGCTTTTACGCAGAACTCTACAACAGTCAGTTTGAGGCGGCAGTATCATAG
- a CDS encoding amidase domain-containing protein: MRKKEYDRAKAVAYAHQWAYGRNPRYYNFEELGGDCTNFASQCLFAGSGVMNPTPTFGWYYYSLNNRAPAWTGVEFLYRFLTRNTSVGPVAEEVDISEVVPGDLVQISFNGWSFGHDPVIVEVGEDPSPANVLVAAHTYDVDYNPIENYEYQKLRFLHITHVNVW, translated from the coding sequence ATGCGAAAAAAAGAGTATGACCGGGCAAAAGCAGTAGCCTACGCTCATCAATGGGCTTACGGACGGAATCCCAGGTACTATAATTTTGAGGAGCTTGGCGGTGATTGTACGAACTTTGCCTCCCAATGCCTCTTCGCCGGCTCAGGAGTTATGAATCCTACGCCGACTTTTGGCTGGTACTATTACAGCTTAAACAACCGGGCTCCAGCGTGGACCGGAGTGGAATTTCTCTATCGATTCCTGACCAGAAATACCAGCGTCGGTCCCGTGGCAGAAGAGGTGGATATCTCCGAGGTGGTTCCCGGTGATCTGGTTCAGATTTCCTTCAACGGATGGTCTTTCGGTCATGACCCCGTCATTGTAGAGGTGGGAGAAGATCCTTCCCCTGCAAATGTACTTGTGGCAGCCCATACATATGACGTCGACTATAATCCCATTGAAAATTATGAATATCAGAAATTGCGATTCCTACACATAACGCATGTCAACGTATGGTAA
- a CDS encoding acyltransferase family protein: MRKYYIDNIRIFCILLLIPYHTAMIFNNFGESWYIHSQNNTLATLFIIGVYPWWMSVLFVLAGMSTVYALKKRTPRQYAKERFQKLLIPMVSAIVLLVPVQTYLADKFFHNYPGSYFDHFSIFFSLTDWSGYDGHFTPAHTWFILFLFIISMISLPLMSWYNKKEHKRNSTEMNMIKILPMFLVILLCVPILDIGGKSIGEFAACFLLGYFVLGMEEVQNRLVKYRIQLGISWLLLIMIRCSLYQAQLSSGFVWDVEQRILSWIGILAIIGLGKYHLEFNSRFTKYFAPAAFPFYFFHQTIVVVTGYFIVQQLPGVFLQYFSIVLISYALTFLMYEICRRITFTRFLFGIKR, from the coding sequence ATGAGAAAGTATTATATTGATAACATCCGTATTTTCTGTATTTTATTATTGATTCCGTACCACACCGCAATGATATTCAATAATTTTGGAGAGAGCTGGTATATACATAGTCAGAATAATACGTTGGCTACATTATTCATCATTGGAGTTTATCCGTGGTGGATGTCGGTATTGTTTGTATTGGCTGGAATGTCCACAGTTTATGCATTAAAGAAAAGGACCCCTCGTCAATATGCAAAAGAGCGATTTCAGAAATTGCTGATTCCGATGGTGTCTGCAATTGTTCTTTTGGTTCCGGTACAAACCTATTTGGCAGACAAGTTTTTTCATAATTATCCGGGAAGCTATTTTGATCATTTTTCCATCTTTTTTTCGTTAACAGATTGGAGCGGGTATGATGGTCATTTTACACCGGCGCATACCTGGTTTATTTTATTTCTGTTTATCATCTCTATGATATCATTGCCGTTGATGAGTTGGTATAACAAGAAGGAGCATAAGCGAAATTCTACTGAGATGAATATGATAAAGATACTGCCCATGTTCCTTGTTATTTTACTCTGTGTCCCAATCCTTGACATAGGCGGAAAGAGTATCGGCGAGTTTGCCGCATGCTTTTTATTAGGGTACTTTGTTTTGGGCATGGAAGAGGTACAGAACAGATTGGTAAAATATCGAATACAACTTGGCATTTCATGGTTGTTACTAATTATGATTCGTTGCAGTTTATATCAAGCGCAGCTTTCAAGCGGCTTTGTCTGGGACGTGGAACAGAGAATTCTAAGCTGGATTGGCATCTTAGCAATCATTGGATTGGGTAAATATCATCTCGAATTTAATAGTAGATTTACAAAATATTTTGCGCCCGCAGCCTTCCCATTTTATTTTTTCCATCAAACCATTGTTGTAGTAACAGGTTATTTTATCGTGCAGCAGCTTCCCGGAGTATTCTTGCAATACTTCAGTATTGTACTGATCTCATATGCTTTAACCTTTCTTATGTATGAAATTTGCAGAAGAATAACTTTTACACGTTTTTTATTTGGAATCAAACGCTAG
- a CDS encoding MBL fold metallo-hydrolase — protein sequence MCDVTILDIEFQFAERKDVIHPVVLKDSEFMVLIDCGYTGFLPELERAMEKKGLQCADLTHVVITHQDHDHMGALAALKQKYPGIMVAASEEEAPYVSGQRKSLRLEQAEAMQPHLPEDQKQFGLVFTNILRNVQPAEVDMLVRDGDHLPWCGGCTVIGTPGHTPGHISLFANRKEILIAGDAAALENGELVIANPQFTLNIEEANRSLKKIKAYGAKQIICYHGGIYKLDVQE from the coding sequence ATGTGTGACGTTACTATTTTAGATATTGAATTTCAATTCGCAGAGCGTAAGGATGTCATCCATCCGGTGGTTTTAAAAGATTCTGAATTTATGGTTTTGATCGATTGCGGGTATACCGGATTTCTTCCTGAGCTGGAACGTGCCATGGAAAAGAAAGGTCTTCAATGTGCAGATTTGACCCACGTGGTGATTACACATCAGGATCATGATCACATGGGGGCCTTGGCAGCATTGAAACAAAAATATCCTGGAATCATGGTGGCAGCAAGTGAAGAAGAGGCGCCTTATGTCTCGGGGCAAAGGAAGTCACTTCGGCTGGAACAGGCGGAGGCAATGCAGCCTCATCTTCCCGAGGATCAGAAACAGTTCGGGCTTGTATTTACTAATATTCTTAGAAATGTTCAGCCAGCAGAGGTAGATATGCTTGTAAGAGACGGAGATCATCTTCCGTGGTGCGGAGGATGTACGGTAATCGGAACACCGGGTCATACTCCCGGACACATCTCACTCTTTGCAAACCGAAAAGAGATTCTGATTGCAGGCGATGCTGCAGCCCTTGAGAACGGCGAGCTGGTCATTGCAAATCCCCAATTCACTTTAAATATTGAGGAAGCAAATCGCTCTCTTAAAAAAATAAAAGCTTACGGTGCAAAACAAATCATCTGTTATCATGGCGGCATCTATAAGCTAGATGTACAGGAATGA
- a CDS encoding DNA-3-methyladenine glycosylase I: MRECSWPGNNELMKQYHDREWCKPSHDDGYIFEMLNLEGAQAGLSWSTIINKREAYKKAFRNFDVDYCANLTDEELDQIKDGFPIIKNRMKIRAVRNNAVAFQKIQKEFGSFSAFLWSYVDGKPVINRWDSEGQMPAQSPLSEQLSKDMKKRGFQFVGPVIVYSFLQAVGLVDDHIAECPYHTDHR, translated from the coding sequence ATGCGCGAATGCTCATGGCCGGGAAACAATGAATTAATGAAACAATATCATGACAGGGAATGGTGCAAGCCGAGTCATGACGATGGATATATCTTTGAAATGCTGAATTTAGAAGGGGCCCAGGCAGGATTGTCATGGAGCACCATCATCAATAAACGGGAAGCGTACAAAAAAGCGTTCCGCAATTTTGATGTTGATTACTGCGCCAATTTAACCGATGAAGAACTGGATCAAATTAAGGATGGATTTCCAATTATAAAAAATCGTATGAAAATCAGGGCAGTTAGAAATAATGCGGTTGCGTTTCAAAAAATCCAAAAGGAATTCGGAAGCTTTTCTGCTTTTTTATGGAGCTATGTGGACGGAAAACCTGTGATTAACCGCTGGGACAGCGAGGGGCAAATGCCCGCTCAGTCGCCCTTATCAGAACAACTCAGTAAAGATATGAAAAAAAGGGGCTTTCAATTTGTAGGCCCCGTGATCGTCTATTCTTTCCTGCAGGCGGTGGGCCTTGTGGATGATCACATTGCAGAATGTCCTTATCATACGGATCATAGATAG
- a CDS encoding 4Fe-4S dicluster domain-containing protein has protein sequence MSMQLTIDFNEKYCTGCATCQIACKDKNNLNPGEFFRRVTEYEGGSYRKVGETILPDVYTYWSSDTCKHCDNPDCLAACPSCAITKNPENGIVVLHYESCTGCRRCERACPHHAIAFLSALGKAGKCDFCRDLRDQDQDPACVSACPMRVLKVQTALR, from the coding sequence ATGAGCATGCAATTGACCATTGATTTTAACGAGAAATATTGCACCGGCTGCGCAACCTGTCAGATTGCCTGCAAGGATAAAAACAATTTAAATCCGGGAGAGTTCTTTCGAAGGGTGACCGAATACGAGGGGGGCAGTTACAGAAAAGTTGGAGAAACCATCCTTCCCGATGTGTATACCTACTGGAGTTCTGACACCTGCAAGCACTGCGATAATCCCGATTGTCTGGCGGCATGTCCTTCATGCGCGATAACAAAAAATCCCGAGAACGGGATTGTTGTGCTTCATTATGAAAGCTGCACCGGATGCAGGAGATGTGAACGAGCCTGCCCCCATCATGCCATTGCGTTTCTATCGGCACTTGGCAAGGCAGGGAAATGTGATTTCTGCAGGGATCTGCGTGATCAGGATCAAGATCCGGCCTGTGTATCGGCCTGTCCCATGCGGGTGCTTAAGGTTCAGACAGCGCTGCGTTAA
- a CDS encoding molybdopterin-dependent oxidoreductase, which yields MKIEYLSEGDQEERVVRSSGALNCGGRCVLKLHVKGNTIVRISTEDDIPEEKALQLRGCLRCRAYRSHMYHPDRIQYPLKRIGKRGEGKFQRITWEEALNTIAENLIAVRNEFGPDGIYLPYATGNPGLISERTWMRRLLGLFGGYLSYYGSYSSACTQAATPYTYGTTATGNSREDILNSKLVILVGWNPAEMISGTNTAYYLRKLRESGTKIICIDPMYSATAATLADQWIPIRPTTDNALFDAMAYVMVKENLQDQSFLDRYCLGFDEEHMPEGIPYGNSYKSYVLGLGPDGIPKTPIWAEAITGIPAETITALAREYATVKPGALIQGLGPQRHAYGEQIVRGGTVLAAMTSNIGISGGWASGSGYAARDPFVASIPSINPNPAQISMFCWPDAILRGKEMGPEDSVRGADGLKSNIKLLLNLGGNCLINQHSDINSTKKILEDEELVRFIAASDHFITPSTRFADILLPSDSMYERDDIIKPWDPDDFVLFMNQAVKPLGECRNGYDWISDLAGKLGLREPFTEGRTLSDWHRYLVDKTAEKNPGFPDYETFKQQGIYRWEHAKPCIAFEAQISDPENNPFPTPSGKIEVFSKALWEKQQSDIPAVPKYLSAWEGPEDELTQEYPLQCIGHHTKRRVHSTFDNSELMEEVEPHAVWINTKDAEARSILSGDRVRVFNSRGIVSLAAKVTVRVMPGVVSIPQGAWWTPDENGTDTRGCVNTLTKYQPTPLAFGNPSHTCLVQIEREENDEHAIDH from the coding sequence ATGAAAATAGAATACTTGTCAGAGGGAGATCAAGAAGAACGGGTAGTACGCTCCTCCGGCGCACTGAACTGCGGAGGCAGATGTGTTCTGAAGCTCCATGTCAAAGGGAATACGATCGTCCGAATTTCAACAGAGGATGATATTCCTGAGGAAAAGGCGCTCCAGCTAAGGGGCTGCCTTCGCTGCCGCGCTTACCGTTCCCATATGTATCATCCGGATCGAATCCAATATCCACTGAAGAGAATTGGAAAACGAGGCGAAGGAAAATTCCAACGGATCACCTGGGAGGAAGCGTTAAATACCATCGCAGAGAATCTCATCGCTGTTCGGAATGAGTTCGGCCCGGATGGGATCTATTTGCCCTATGCCACCGGAAATCCGGGACTGATCAGCGAACGTACATGGATGCGCCGATTGCTTGGGCTCTTTGGCGGCTACCTGTCCTACTATGGCTCTTACAGCTCTGCCTGTACCCAGGCAGCAACCCCCTACACCTACGGAACCACCGCAACGGGCAACAGCAGAGAAGATATATTAAATTCCAAACTCGTGATTCTTGTGGGCTGGAATCCCGCTGAAATGATCAGCGGCACCAACACTGCATATTATTTAAGGAAGCTTCGCGAATCCGGAACGAAGATTATCTGCATTGATCCCATGTATTCCGCAACTGCAGCGACGCTTGCCGACCAGTGGATTCCAATCCGTCCAACCACAGACAATGCGCTGTTTGACGCGATGGCCTATGTGATGGTAAAAGAAAACCTTCAGGACCAGTCGTTTCTCGATCGTTACTGCCTTGGTTTCGATGAAGAACACATGCCGGAGGGAATCCCTTACGGAAATTCTTATAAAAGCTATGTCCTTGGACTAGGCCCCGATGGGATTCCCAAGACGCCGATCTGGGCAGAAGCCATCACAGGAATCCCTGCTGAAACCATCACGGCCCTTGCGCGGGAATACGCTACGGTGAAACCTGGCGCTCTGATTCAGGGACTTGGCCCCCAGCGCCATGCTTACGGAGAGCAGATCGTCCGGGGAGGTACGGTTCTGGCTGCCATGACCAGCAATATAGGAATCAGCGGCGGCTGGGCTTCCGGCAGCGGCTACGCAGCACGGGATCCTTTTGTAGCCTCCATACCTTCGATCAATCCCAATCCTGCGCAGATATCCATGTTCTGCTGGCCCGACGCCATCCTGCGCGGAAAAGAGATGGGTCCGGAGGACAGCGTACGGGGTGCAGACGGACTCAAATCCAATATTAAACTCTTGCTGAATCTGGGAGGCAACTGCCTGATCAATCAGCATTCCGATATCAACAGCACGAAAAAAATACTGGAGGACGAGGAGCTCGTCCGCTTTATCGCAGCCAGCGATCACTTCATCACACCCAGTACAAGGTTTGCCGATATTCTTCTTCCTTCTGACAGTATGTATGAGCGGGATGATATCATCAAACCCTGGGACCCGGATGATTTCGTTCTTTTTATGAATCAGGCGGTTAAACCTCTGGGGGAATGCCGCAACGGATATGATTGGATCAGTGATCTGGCCGGGAAGCTCGGCCTGCGGGAACCGTTCACTGAGGGCAGGACGCTTTCTGACTGGCACCGATATCTGGTCGATAAGACAGCGGAAAAGAACCCGGGTTTTCCAGATTACGAGACGTTCAAACAGCAGGGAATCTATCGATGGGAACATGCAAAGCCTTGCATTGCCTTTGAAGCTCAGATTTCAGATCCTGAGAACAATCCGTTTCCCACACCTTCCGGCAAGATCGAAGTCTTTTCCAAAGCTCTCTGGGAAAAACAACAGAGCGATATTCCTGCGGTTCCAAAGTATCTCTCGGCCTGGGAAGGTCCGGAGGACGAACTGACCCAAGAATATCCGCTTCAGTGCATCGGTCACCATACGAAGCGCAGAGTTCACTCTACCTTTGATAATTCAGAACTCATGGAAGAAGTGGAACCCCATGCGGTTTGGATCAATACGAAGGATGCCGAAGCAAGGTCGATCCTCAGCGGCGACCGGGTGAGGGTTTTCAATTCACGGGGTATCGTAAGCCTTGCGGCGAAGGTCACCGTCCGGGTTATGCCCGGCGTCGTATCCATTCCGCAAGGAGCATGGTGGACGCCCGATGAAAACGGAACCGATACACGAGGCTGTGTCAATACACTGACAAAATATCAACCAACGCCTTTGGCCTTTGGAAATCCGTCCCATACCTGTCTGGTTCAAATTGAAAGGGAGGAAAACGATGAGCATGCAATTGACCATTGA
- a CDS encoding helix-turn-helix domain-containing protein, with the protein MPLQQCGLNLNRDRRELKPHGTLDFPCAAYFSDYADVLYDEFPWHWHDEMEFIYIIKGTLKLQVPGKSLIVSSGESVFINAKVLHTGTSEDLCEKLSLVFHPELMGDETSVFSQKYVTPLRQLQSLDCCLFRPGQQWMRDINEYLIHIFDSMKEEMIGYEFEVRESLSRICFIMYRQFLPEPGDHHTKPDQDQLRIRKMLAFIHEHYAENIVLPDIAASVNIGERECLRCFQRVIQVSPMQYLLKYRVMQGASMLLRNSTDSITDIARSCGFENPSYFTLMFKRYFKTTPREYRKN; encoded by the coding sequence ATGCCATTGCAGCAATGCGGATTGAATTTAAACCGAGATCGCCGGGAGCTAAAGCCTCATGGAACGCTGGATTTTCCATGTGCTGCTTATTTTTCAGACTATGCAGATGTTTTATACGACGAATTTCCGTGGCACTGGCACGACGAAATGGAGTTCATCTATATTATCAAAGGAACACTGAAGCTCCAGGTACCGGGAAAATCCCTGATCGTTTCTTCAGGTGAGTCCGTCTTTATCAACGCAAAAGTACTGCACACCGGCACTTCAGAGGATCTTTGCGAGAAGCTCTCCCTTGTGTTTCATCCCGAATTGATGGGTGATGAAACGTCTGTCTTTTCACAGAAATACGTTACTCCGCTTCGGCAGCTGCAGTCTCTCGATTGCTGCCTCTTTCGTCCAGGTCAGCAGTGGATGCGCGACATCAACGAATATTTGATTCATATCTTTGATTCAATGAAAGAAGAAATGATCGGTTATGAATTTGAAGTGCGGGAGAGCCTTTCCCGTATCTGTTTCATCATGTACCGCCAATTTCTGCCCGAACCGGGAGATCATCACACAAAGCCGGATCAGGATCAGCTTCGAATCAGAAAAATGCTGGCATTCATACACGAGCATTATGCAGAAAACATCGTATTGCCTGATATTGCAGCCTCCGTAAATATAGGGGAACGGGAATGCCTCCGGTGTTTTCAGAGAGTGATTCAGGTTTCGCCGATGCAATACCTTCTGAAATATCGAGTGATGCAGGGGGCTTCTATGCTCCTACGAAACAGTACAGACAGCATCACCGATATCGCCCGTTCCTGCGGCTTTGAAAACCCCAGTTACTTCACGCTGATGTTCAAACGGTACTTCAAAACCACACCGAGAGAATACAGAAAAAACTAG